The Amycolatopsis mongoliensis genome includes a window with the following:
- a CDS encoding LacI family DNA-binding transcriptional regulator, translating into MTTHPPSAPPTLEDVARVAGVSRATVSRVVNSVRNVDPKLRETVERAIAATGYVPNRAARSLVTRRTGGVALVVSEPERHVEAFTGGVFGDPFFGRVVEGVVAHLRPQGLHPLLMLVDSDEEREKLVPKLRQEQVSGVLLISLHPAEDPLPRMLTDAGVPTALFARPGRPAPVSYVDVAHQDGARLAADRLVSRGCHRVATIAGPAGTPAGQDRLAGFRDAMARHGHAYVAVAEGDFTEHGGERAMERLLAEEPALDGLFVANDLMAYGALTVLREAGRRVPDDVAVIGFDDSRVALSCRPRLTTVRQPVEEMGAAMARMVLDRMADPARRAESVIFDPELVVRDSA; encoded by the coding sequence GTGACGACGCACCCGCCCTCGGCGCCGCCGACCCTGGAGGACGTCGCGCGGGTCGCCGGCGTCTCGCGGGCCACGGTGTCCCGCGTGGTCAACAGCGTGCGCAACGTCGATCCGAAGCTGCGGGAGACCGTCGAACGCGCCATCGCCGCCACCGGCTACGTGCCGAACCGCGCGGCCCGGTCGCTGGTCACGCGCCGCACCGGCGGCGTGGCGCTGGTGGTGTCCGAGCCGGAACGGCACGTCGAAGCTTTCACCGGCGGCGTGTTCGGCGACCCGTTCTTCGGCCGGGTGGTCGAGGGCGTGGTCGCGCACCTGCGGCCCCAGGGGCTGCACCCGCTGCTGATGCTCGTCGACAGCGACGAAGAGCGGGAGAAGCTCGTGCCGAAGCTGCGGCAGGAGCAGGTGAGCGGAGTGCTGCTGATCTCGCTGCACCCGGCCGAGGACCCGCTGCCGCGCATGCTGACCGACGCGGGCGTCCCGACGGCGCTGTTCGCGCGGCCCGGCCGCCCGGCGCCGGTGAGCTACGTCGACGTCGCCCACCAGGACGGTGCCCGGCTCGCGGCCGACCGGCTCGTTTCCCGCGGCTGCCACCGGGTCGCGACGATCGCGGGCCCGGCGGGAACCCCGGCGGGTCAGGACCGGCTGGCCGGGTTCCGCGACGCGATGGCCCGCCACGGCCACGCGTACGTGGCGGTCGCCGAAGGCGACTTCACCGAGCACGGCGGCGAACGGGCGATGGAGCGGCTCCTGGCCGAGGAACCCGCGCTGGACGGGCTGTTCGTGGCCAACGACCTGATGGCGTACGGCGCTCTGACGGTGCTGCGCGAGGCGGGCCGCCGGGTTCCCGACGACGTCGCGGTGATCGGCTTCGACGACAGCCGGGTGGCGCTGAGCTGCCGTCCCCGGCTCACGACGGTCCGCCAGCCGGTGGAGGAGATGGGCGCGGCGATGGCCCGGATGGTCCTCGACCGCATGGCCGACCCGGCGCGGCGCGCGGAGTCGGTGATCTTCGATCCCGAACTGGTCGTCCGCGACTCCGCCTGA
- a CDS encoding TIM-barrel domain-containing protein, which yields MRTRAPKTLPLTCALAVAAAVLTVAAPADAGPAARQTVTAGNARFQVLSPTLIRTEYAGDGRFTDAATFNAVGRGSFTPPPFTSSTSNGVLTIRTSATTLTYKLDSGPFDSGNLQIRTNAGTTPVTAAPWRHLTCATGALCEAEDLTADGLGVATDHTGYTGEGFLAGFESTGNSATADVAVATAGTYNVTARFANGQGGDGQHVTRTLSVSVDGGAAQKLTLPTTADWNSWATASVPVTLGAGRHNLRLERTATDSGNVNVDAVAVLTPGAAFPPASARAFTGCALEVSCEAESGLRTGSAVVATDHTGYAGRGFVAELNRGSSLTHRVVAVPAAGTYQLSVRYANGTGGDGRHETRTATVAASGVTRTLSLPITANWDSWGTASVPVDLKAGTNDVVLGCPDDTSCHVNLDTVAVTGTGAAAPAPHLTLGGYRRGLDGVNGDNGTPSLTEGLLHQDGWYLLDDSPSALYDTATEKVTQRPSHGGNPYQDGYVFSFGHDYKAGLRDLATLTGPSELLPRWAYGVWYSEYIDRTAADYRDKILPKFRSEGVPLDVLVTDTDFKAPDTWNGWQFDKNKFPDPAGFFAWSQSQGLHNTLNIHPSIMGSDPQFARAQATAKGKLAKSGCGTDCYVFDWGDPDQLKAYLDLHGEMMSQGNDFWWLDWCCDSSKSSLPGVTPDSWINQKYADLAAPAVERGFVTSRAYGSLQAGGYGGPVGLPTGPWADKRSTVHFTGDTSSTWGTLRMEVGITPAESAATGLSPISHDIGGHNDTTGLRGSETYTSGGQQHQTFKLPDDLYARWVQLGAFQPIDRLHSNHSDRLPWQYGDAAKASATKFLNLRENLVPYTYTLAQQAATTGVPVVRPTYVEYPDEPAAYAAAQSEYFYGPDMLVAPVTSPGTSATTSVWFPPGQWTDYFTGKSYAGGTTQQVTSDLGTMPVFLRAGGVAVTRTADVPNDVQSPLDRATVTVAPGASGSFSLYEDDGTSAKHSSTTRITYTERRGAHTVTVEPARGRSQVASREWTVKFLGVTSAPARVRVGEGWAPSSAWKWDAAAQTLTVTAHGGRGPVTVTY from the coding sequence GTGCGGACGAGAGCACCGAAAACCCTCCCTCTGACGTGCGCGCTGGCAGTCGCCGCGGCCGTCTTGACCGTCGCGGCCCCGGCCGACGCCGGGCCGGCGGCCCGCCAGACCGTCACCGCCGGAAACGCGCGTTTCCAAGTCCTGTCCCCGACACTGATCCGCACGGAGTACGCGGGTGACGGCCGCTTCACCGACGCCGCCACCTTCAACGCCGTCGGCCGCGGGTCCTTCACACCCCCGCCGTTCACGTCCAGCACGTCCAACGGGGTGCTGACGATCCGCACGAGCGCGACGACCTTGACCTACAAGCTGGACTCCGGGCCGTTCGACTCCGGCAACCTCCAGATCCGCACGAACGCCGGGACCACGCCGGTGACCGCGGCGCCGTGGCGCCACCTGACCTGCGCGACCGGCGCGCTGTGCGAGGCCGAGGACCTGACCGCCGACGGGCTGGGCGTCGCGACCGACCACACCGGCTACACCGGCGAGGGCTTCCTCGCCGGGTTCGAAAGCACCGGCAACTCGGCCACGGCCGACGTCGCCGTCGCCACGGCCGGGACGTACAACGTCACGGCCCGGTTCGCCAACGGCCAGGGCGGAGACGGCCAGCACGTCACGCGCACCCTCAGCGTGTCCGTCGACGGCGGCGCGGCGCAGAAGCTCACCCTGCCCACGACGGCCGACTGGAACAGCTGGGCCACCGCGTCGGTGCCGGTCACCCTCGGCGCCGGCCGGCACAACCTCCGCCTCGAACGGACCGCGACGGACTCCGGCAACGTCAACGTCGACGCCGTCGCGGTGCTGACCCCCGGCGCGGCCTTCCCGCCCGCGTCGGCCCGCGCGTTCACCGGGTGCGCCCTCGAGGTCAGCTGTGAAGCCGAATCCGGCCTGCGCACGGGCTCGGCCGTGGTCGCGACCGACCACACCGGGTACGCCGGCCGCGGGTTCGTCGCCGAGCTCAACCGCGGCTCGTCGCTGACCCACCGCGTCGTGGCCGTCCCGGCCGCCGGCACGTACCAGCTGTCCGTCCGCTACGCCAACGGCACCGGCGGTGACGGCCGGCACGAGACCCGCACGGCGACGGTCGCCGCGTCCGGCGTGACCCGCACGCTGTCGCTGCCCATCACGGCGAACTGGGACAGCTGGGGGACCGCGTCGGTCCCGGTCGACCTCAAGGCCGGGACGAACGACGTCGTCCTCGGCTGCCCGGACGACACGAGCTGCCACGTCAACCTCGACACCGTCGCGGTCACCGGCACCGGTGCCGCCGCCCCGGCGCCGCACCTCACGCTCGGCGGCTACCGGCGCGGCCTCGACGGCGTCAACGGCGACAACGGCACGCCGTCGCTCACCGAAGGGCTGTTGCACCAGGACGGCTGGTACCTGCTCGACGACAGCCCTTCGGCGCTGTACGACACCGCCACCGAGAAGGTGACCCAGCGGCCGTCGCACGGCGGGAACCCCTACCAGGACGGCTACGTCTTCTCCTTCGGCCACGACTACAAGGCGGGCCTGCGGGACCTGGCGACCCTGACCGGACCGTCGGAGCTGCTGCCGCGCTGGGCCTACGGCGTCTGGTACTCGGAGTACATCGACCGCACCGCGGCCGACTACCGCGACAAGATCCTGCCGAAGTTCCGCAGCGAGGGCGTGCCGCTGGACGTCCTCGTGACCGACACCGACTTCAAGGCGCCGGACACGTGGAACGGCTGGCAGTTCGACAAGAACAAGTTCCCCGACCCGGCCGGGTTCTTCGCCTGGTCGCAGTCGCAGGGCCTGCACAACACGCTGAACATCCACCCGAGCATCATGGGTTCGGACCCGCAGTTCGCCCGCGCGCAGGCGACGGCGAAGGGCAAGCTGGCGAAGTCCGGCTGCGGGACCGACTGCTACGTCTTCGACTGGGGTGACCCCGACCAGCTCAAGGCGTACCTCGACCTGCACGGCGAAATGATGAGCCAGGGCAACGACTTCTGGTGGCTCGACTGGTGCTGCGACTCGTCGAAGTCGAGCCTGCCGGGCGTGACGCCGGACTCCTGGATCAACCAGAAGTACGCCGACCTGGCCGCACCGGCGGTCGAGCGGGGCTTCGTGACGTCGCGGGCGTACGGCTCGCTGCAGGCCGGCGGGTACGGCGGCCCGGTCGGGCTGCCGACGGGACCGTGGGCCGACAAGCGCAGCACCGTCCACTTCACCGGTGACACGTCGTCGACGTGGGGCACGCTGCGGATGGAGGTCGGGATCACGCCGGCGGAGTCGGCCGCGACCGGCCTGTCGCCGATCAGCCACGACATCGGCGGCCACAACGACACGACCGGCCTGCGCGGCAGCGAGACCTACACCTCGGGCGGGCAGCAGCACCAGACGTTCAAGCTGCCCGACGACCTGTATGCGCGGTGGGTCCAGCTCGGCGCGTTCCAGCCGATCGACCGGCTGCACAGCAACCACAGCGACCGGCTGCCGTGGCAGTACGGCGACGCGGCGAAGGCGTCGGCGACGAAGTTCCTCAACCTGCGCGAGAACCTGGTGCCCTACACCTACACGCTGGCCCAGCAGGCGGCGACGACGGGCGTGCCGGTGGTGCGGCCGACGTACGTGGAGTACCCGGACGAGCCGGCCGCGTACGCCGCGGCGCAGAGCGAATACTTCTACGGGCCGGACATGCTGGTGGCGCCGGTGACGTCGCCGGGGACCTCGGCGACGACGTCGGTCTGGTTCCCGCCGGGGCAGTGGACCGACTACTTCACGGGCAAGTCGTACGCCGGCGGCACGACGCAGCAGGTGACGTCGGACCTCGGGACGATGCCGGTGTTCCTGCGCGCCGGCGGCGTCGCGGTGACCCGGACGGCGGACGTCCCCAACGACGTCCAGAGCCCGCTGGACAGGGCGACGGTCACGGTGGCACCGGGCGCGTCGGGGTCGTTCTCGCTGTACGAGGACGACGGCACCTCGGCCAAGCACAGCTCGACGACCCGGATCACCTACACCGAGCGGCGCGGCGCGCACACGGTGACGGTCGAACCGGCCCGGGGCCGGTCCCAGGTCGCTTCGAGGGAGTGGACCGTCAAGTTCCTCGGCGTGACCTCGGCACCCGCCCGGGTGCGGGTCGGCGAGGGCTGGGCGCCGTCGTCCGCTTGGAAGTGGGACGCGGCGGCGCAGACGCTGACGGTGACGGCCCACGGCGGGCGTGGGCCGGTGACGGTGACGTACTGA
- a CDS encoding DUF305 domain-containing protein: protein MRRLVLVGAAVVATMGGCATTGPAPAAGPASPFNPTDVAWLQLVVPMTENALSAARLAPDHAASPAVRAAASSVAAPAEKLLVRLKAARDRAGLPAADVHSGHRMPGMITAADLVALRTGSGAEFDRRLVALLRAHAAQLVVLAKGEQTSGADAETQRLAGEVGADGSRQEQVLANTA, encoded by the coding sequence GTGAGACGGCTGGTCCTGGTGGGGGCGGCGGTGGTGGCGACCATGGGCGGGTGCGCCACCACCGGCCCCGCCCCCGCCGCCGGCCCCGCTTCGCCGTTCAACCCGACGGACGTGGCGTGGCTGCAGCTGGTGGTGCCGATGACGGAGAACGCGCTGTCAGCCGCCCGGCTGGCGCCGGACCACGCGGCGAGCCCGGCGGTCCGGGCCGCCGCGAGCTCGGTCGCGGCACCGGCGGAGAAACTGCTGGTGCGCCTGAAAGCCGCCCGCGACCGGGCGGGGCTGCCCGCCGCCGACGTCCACAGTGGACACCGGATGCCGGGGATGATCACCGCGGCGGACCTGGTGGCGTTGCGGACCGGCAGTGGCGCGGAGTTCGACCGGCGGCTGGTCGCGCTGCTCCGGGCCCACGCGGCGCAGCTGGTCGTGCTGGCGAAGGGTGAGCAGACCTCGGGCGCGGACGCGGAGACCCAGCGGCTGGCCGGCGAGGTCGGCGCCGACGGCTCACGGCAGGAGCAGGTGCTGGCGAACACGGCCTGA
- a CDS encoding DUF1996 domain-containing protein, with the protein MATKAALLACTAATVLAGALLTAATWSPAGADDLVTHHEFQVNCSPSHHQPDDPIVFPGLPGASHDHTFLGNKTTNAATTLQSLQNAGVGNTTCLAPDDLSAYWFPTVYNGSQVVLPNFAQVVYYKSGILDYTKVVPFPPGLRYVAGSVTATQDEFQHAPGAIEGWECGDSFHNWDVPVHCVEGSQLNIRYQAPSCWDGVHLDSADHKSHLAYPDRTSLTCPADHPVAVPMLEFKMAFPVSGDMSGVHLASGRGYSWHYDFFNAWDPETLAALVTHCINGGLQCDPRGFDLYKPDRGTVLGQNYRLPGRP; encoded by the coding sequence TTGGCAACGAAAGCCGCGCTCCTCGCCTGCACCGCCGCCACCGTGCTGGCAGGCGCCTTACTGACCGCGGCCACCTGGTCGCCCGCCGGGGCCGACGACCTGGTGACCCACCACGAGTTCCAGGTCAACTGCTCCCCCAGCCACCACCAGCCGGACGACCCGATCGTCTTCCCCGGGCTGCCCGGCGCGTCGCACGACCACACGTTCCTCGGAAACAAGACCACCAACGCGGCCACGACGCTGCAGTCGCTGCAGAACGCGGGCGTCGGAAACACCACGTGCCTCGCGCCGGACGACCTGTCCGCGTACTGGTTCCCGACGGTCTACAACGGGAGCCAGGTGGTGCTGCCGAACTTCGCGCAGGTCGTCTACTACAAGTCCGGCATCCTGGACTACACGAAGGTCGTGCCGTTCCCACCCGGCCTGCGCTACGTCGCCGGGAGCGTCACGGCGACGCAGGACGAGTTCCAGCACGCCCCCGGCGCGATCGAGGGCTGGGAGTGCGGGGACAGCTTCCACAACTGGGACGTCCCGGTGCACTGCGTCGAGGGCAGCCAGCTCAACATCCGTTACCAGGCCCCGAGCTGCTGGGACGGCGTCCACCTCGACTCGGCCGACCACAAGAGCCACCTGGCGTACCCGGACCGGACGAGCCTGACGTGCCCGGCCGACCACCCGGTGGCGGTGCCGATGCTCGAGTTCAAGATGGCGTTCCCGGTGAGCGGCGACATGTCCGGCGTGCACCTGGCCAGCGGACGCGGGTACTCGTGGCACTACGACTTCTTCAACGCGTGGGACCCCGAGACGCTGGCGGCGCTGGTGACGCACTGCATCAACGGCGGCCTGCAGTGCGACCCGCGCGGGTTCGACCTGTACAAACCGGACCGGGGCACCGTGCTCGGGCAGAACTACCGGCTGCCCGGCCGTCCGTGA
- a CDS encoding discoidin domain-containing protein: MDRPSLLRAVPALVALLVLGLLAGPSPAHAATLLSQGRPATASSSEGAGTPASAAVDGDAGTRWASAWSDPQWLQVDLGAPADVSQVTLNWEAAYATAYEIQVSDDAGTWRTVYSTTTAAGGIQNLAVSGHGRYVRFFGTHRVGGYGYSLWEFQVSGTPGTPTQDGPGVTRVTGSPGNWQLTVDGTPWTVKGLTWGPPVGEAATRMPELHAIGVNTVRTWGTDGTTQPLLDAAAANGIKVVSGFWLQPGGGPGSGGCVDYTTDTNYKNTMLAEIEKWVTAYKANPGVLMWNVGNESILGMQNCYSGTQLEQNRIAYTRFVDQAAQAIHAIDANHPVTSTDAWTGAWPYYKAYAPNLDLYSVNSYAQVCQVKQDWLAGGYPKPYIITETGPAGEWEVPNDANGVPTEPTDQQKRDGYVNAWNCVLAHPGVALGATLFHYGTEGDFGGVWFNITTGNEKRLSWYAVRRLYSGQTNGNTPPVISSMTLSRSTDVPAGGTFTLTAGVSDPDGDPITYTMGYNSKYINNAAGLIPAQFTGTGPFTVTAPQQLGVWKIYLYARDGHGNVGIETRSLRVVAPPVPGTNLARGAATTASTYQADGPGAPYPPQAATDGNTATRWASAWADPQWLQVDLGSRQAFDHVQLIWEAAFGKAYEIQVSDDAANWRTVYATTSGDGGADDLAISATARYVRMSATQRGTAYGYSLYEFGVYRS; this comes from the coding sequence GTGGACCGACCGTCGCTCCTCCGTGCCGTCCCGGCGCTGGTGGCCCTGCTGGTGCTGGGGCTGCTCGCCGGCCCGTCCCCGGCGCACGCCGCCACGCTGCTTTCCCAAGGCAGACCCGCGACGGCGTCGAGCAGTGAAGGCGCGGGTACTCCGGCCTCGGCAGCCGTCGACGGTGACGCCGGCACCCGCTGGGCGAGCGCCTGGAGCGACCCGCAGTGGCTGCAGGTCGACCTCGGCGCACCCGCGGACGTCAGCCAGGTCACCCTGAACTGGGAAGCCGCCTACGCGACTGCATACGAAATCCAAGTTTCCGACGACGCCGGTACTTGGCGGACTGTATACAGTACGACCACCGCGGCCGGCGGTATACAAAATCTCGCGGTCAGCGGCCACGGCCGTTACGTGCGCTTCTTCGGCACCCACCGCGTCGGCGGCTACGGCTACTCGCTCTGGGAGTTCCAGGTCAGCGGTACCCCGGGGACGCCGACGCAGGACGGCCCCGGCGTCACGCGAGTGACCGGCTCGCCGGGGAACTGGCAGCTGACGGTCGACGGGACACCGTGGACGGTCAAGGGGCTGACCTGGGGACCGCCGGTCGGCGAAGCGGCCACGCGGATGCCCGAGCTACACGCGATCGGCGTCAACACCGTCCGCACCTGGGGCACCGACGGCACGACCCAGCCCCTGCTGGACGCCGCCGCGGCCAACGGGATCAAGGTCGTCAGCGGCTTCTGGCTGCAACCCGGCGGCGGCCCCGGCAGCGGCGGCTGCGTCGACTACACGACCGACACGAACTACAAGAACACGATGCTCGCCGAGATCGAGAAATGGGTCACCGCCTACAAGGCGAACCCCGGCGTGCTGATGTGGAACGTCGGCAACGAGTCGATCCTCGGCATGCAGAACTGCTATTCCGGCACGCAGCTGGAGCAGAACCGGATCGCGTACACGCGCTTCGTCGACCAGGCCGCGCAGGCGATCCACGCCATCGACGCCAACCACCCGGTCACCTCGACCGACGCCTGGACCGGTGCGTGGCCGTACTACAAGGCGTACGCGCCGAACCTCGACCTCTACTCCGTCAACTCCTACGCCCAGGTCTGCCAGGTGAAGCAGGACTGGCTCGCGGGCGGCTACCCGAAGCCGTACATCATCACCGAGACCGGCCCGGCCGGTGAGTGGGAAGTGCCGAACGACGCGAACGGCGTCCCCACCGAGCCGACCGACCAGCAGAAGCGCGACGGCTATGTGAACGCCTGGAACTGCGTCCTGGCCCACCCGGGCGTGGCACTCGGCGCGACGCTCTTCCACTACGGCACCGAGGGCGACTTCGGCGGCGTCTGGTTCAACATCACCACCGGCAACGAAAAGCGGCTCTCGTGGTACGCCGTCCGCAGGCTCTACAGTGGACAGACGAACGGGAACACACCGCCGGTGATCTCGTCGATGACCCTCAGCCGCAGCACGGACGTCCCGGCCGGCGGCACGTTCACCCTGACCGCCGGGGTGTCCGATCCGGACGGTGACCCGATCACCTACACCATGGGCTACAACAGCAAGTACATCAACAACGCGGCCGGGCTGATCCCGGCGCAGTTCACCGGGACCGGGCCGTTCACCGTCACCGCGCCGCAGCAGCTGGGCGTCTGGAAGATCTACCTCTACGCCCGGGACGGCCACGGCAACGTCGGCATCGAGACGCGGTCGCTGCGCGTGGTCGCCCCGCCGGTGCCGGGCACGAACCTGGCCCGCGGCGCGGCGACCACGGCGTCCACCTACCAGGCCGACGGCCCCGGCGCGCCCTACCCGCCGCAGGCCGCGACGGACGGGAACACCGCCACGCGCTGGGCGAGCGCGTGGGCCGACCCGCAGTGGCTGCAGGTGGACCTGGGCAGCCGGCAGGCGTTCGACCACGTCCAGCTGATCTGGGAGGCCGCCTTCGGGAAGGCCTACGAGATCCAGGTCAGCGACGACGCGGCGAACTGGCGGACGGTGTACGCGACGACGTCGGGCGACGGCGGCGCCGACGACCTCGCGATCTCGGCGACCGCCCGGTACGTGCGGATGTCCGCGACCCAGCGCGGCACCGCGTACGGCTACTCGCTGTACGAGTTCGGCGTCTACCGCAGCTGA
- a CDS encoding VOC family protein, whose amino-acid sequence MPAELTTIVLDCADPAALAAFYAKALGLEVTYQDDDTVQLGGPVALGFQRVAGYRGPGWPDDAKHAHLDLRVGDLESAVTEFEALGATKPDFQPGGADWVVLADPEGHLFCLIPG is encoded by the coding sequence ATGCCCGCGGAACTCACCACGATCGTCCTCGACTGCGCCGACCCGGCCGCGCTCGCCGCCTTCTACGCCAAGGCACTCGGGCTGGAGGTGACCTATCAGGACGACGACACCGTGCAGCTCGGCGGCCCGGTCGCACTCGGCTTCCAGCGCGTCGCCGGTTACCGGGGCCCGGGCTGGCCGGACGACGCCAAGCACGCCCACCTCGACCTCCGCGTCGGCGACCTCGAAAGCGCTGTCACGGAGTTCGAGGCGCTCGGCGCCACCAAGCCGGACTTCCAGCCCGGTGGCGCCGACTGGGTCGTACTCGCCGACCCCGAAGGTCACCTCTTCTGCCTGATCCCGGGCTGA
- a CDS encoding helix-turn-helix transcriptional regulator has protein sequence MLEAVEVAARPGYAVNVVRCADVHRGWSPPEVAAGHRMVLVRRGRFRRRARGTVADVDPVLAYLAEPGDEESFAHPAGGDVCTSVTFSAQRWRQLAGFSLARTTVYVDGRLDLAHRRAVASVADPDYALAEELLALVGHAITQATVARTPASGGRADDRALVSRGREAIAADDPGAAGLFPLADLLGVSPYRLSRAFPRELGVSLTQYRNRVRVGRALDRLEAGERELATLAADLGFADQAHLTRTVRDHAGMTPAVLRGVLAGEGRESSGRA, from the coding sequence GTGCTGGAAGCAGTCGAAGTCGCGGCCCGCCCCGGGTACGCGGTCAACGTGGTCCGGTGCGCGGACGTCCACCGCGGCTGGTCGCCACCCGAGGTGGCGGCCGGCCACCGGATGGTGCTCGTCCGCCGCGGCCGGTTCCGCCGTCGCGCCCGCGGGACGGTCGCGGACGTCGACCCGGTGCTGGCCTACCTCGCCGAACCGGGGGACGAGGAGAGCTTCGCGCACCCGGCAGGCGGCGACGTGTGCACGTCGGTGACCTTCAGCGCGCAGCGGTGGCGTCAGCTCGCGGGTTTTTCCCTGGCACGCACGACGGTGTACGTCGACGGACGGCTCGACCTCGCCCACCGCCGTGCGGTCGCTTCGGTCGCCGACCCGGACTACGCGCTGGCGGAAGAGCTGCTGGCGCTGGTGGGCCACGCGATCACCCAGGCGACGGTCGCTCGGACACCGGCGTCCGGCGGCCGGGCCGACGACCGGGCGTTGGTGTCCCGCGGCCGCGAGGCGATCGCCGCGGACGACCCGGGCGCCGCCGGGCTCTTTCCGCTGGCGGATCTGCTGGGGGTTTCGCCGTACCGGCTGAGCCGGGCTTTTCCGCGCGAGCTGGGGGTTTCGCTGACGCAGTACCGCAACCGGGTCCGGGTGGGCCGGGCCCTGGACCGCCTGGAAGCGGGAGAGCGCGAGCTGGCGACGCTCGCGGCGGACCTGGGTTTCGCCGACCAGGCGCACCTGACCCGCACGGTCCGCGACCACGCGGGAATGACCCCGGCGGTCCTGCGCGGGGTGCTGGCAGGGGAGGGGAGGGAGAGCTCTGGGCGAGCGTGA
- a CDS encoding XRE family transcriptional regulator, producing the protein MSDERSFAERLAHLIATVHPPDRKPYSYREIAHGVAEQTGVTMSATHVQQLAVGARKDPKRSHIQALAQFFGVPVTYFFDDEVAGQVDRQVEDVVAWRDTEARNLAQRAMQLSPRDRETVTALLDQLAGYDETRRRDGRRRKPE; encoded by the coding sequence GTGAGCGATGAGCGCAGTTTCGCCGAACGACTGGCGCACTTGATCGCGACCGTGCACCCGCCGGACCGCAAGCCGTACTCCTACCGGGAGATCGCGCACGGCGTCGCCGAGCAGACCGGCGTGACGATGTCGGCGACCCACGTCCAGCAGCTCGCCGTCGGCGCGCGCAAGGACCCCAAGCGCTCGCACATCCAGGCCCTCGCCCAGTTCTTCGGCGTCCCGGTGACGTACTTCTTCGACGACGAGGTCGCCGGGCAGGTCGACCGCCAGGTCGAGGACGTCGTCGCGTGGCGCGACACCGAGGCGCGGAACCTGGCGCAGCGGGCCATGCAGCTCTCCCCGCGCGACCGCGAAACCGTGACGGCGCTGCTCGACCAGCTGGCCGGCTACGACGAAACCCGGCGCCGCGACGGCCGGCGCAGGAAGCCGGAGTGA
- a CDS encoding 2'-5' RNA ligase family protein, translating to MPEPGTTALVILLPAAEPVLAAARRVDPALVRPGLAAHVTALYPFLPDAALTPSVLAAVRSLASAVSPTEVRLAEFLTAPGFAALPAPSLQPVTDAVCARWPEVLPYGGRFGPRPPAHVTVAMGGDEETLSRVADEVRPLLPLTDHARGLQLVALTERGWELRLEAPFAG from the coding sequence GTGCCCGAACCCGGAACCACCGCGCTGGTGATCCTGCTGCCCGCCGCCGAACCCGTGCTGGCCGCGGCCCGGCGAGTGGACCCCGCACTGGTCCGCCCCGGCTTGGCCGCGCACGTGACCGCGTTGTACCCCTTCCTGCCGGACGCGGCGCTGACACCCTCGGTGCTGGCCGCGGTCCGGTCGCTCGCTTCGGCTGTTTCACCGACCGAGGTGCGGCTCGCCGAGTTCTTGACCGCGCCGGGTTTCGCGGCGCTGCCGGCTCCGTCGCTGCAGCCGGTCACCGATGCGGTGTGCGCTCGCTGGCCGGAGGTGCTGCCTTACGGCGGACGGTTCGGACCTCGTCCGCCGGCGCACGTGACCGTCGCGATGGGCGGCGACGAGGAGACCCTTTCGCGGGTGGCCGATGAGGTGCGGCCGCTTCTGCCGCTGACCGATCACGCGAGGGGGCTGCAGTTGGTGGCGCTCACCGAACGGGGTTGGGAGCTGCGGTTGGAAGCGCCTTTCGCCGGGTGA